From the genome of Verrucomicrobiia bacterium:
CGCGGTGGGCATGGGGGCAACACTCGCGGCTACGACCAGATCCCCGCTGTTGGCCATCATCCTGACTTTTGAACTATCCCTGGATTATTCGCTGATGCCGCCATTGATGGTGGCCACGGTGGTCTCGGTGCTGGTGGCGCGGCGCATACATCGCGAGTCGGTTTACACGGATGTGTTGCGCCACCGCGACGTGACCGCCGGCCGGGAAAGCGAACACCCCGGCGCATCCCTGGAATGCACCGTGGGCGACCTGATGCAACCGCCGGTCAACCCGGTCCACGAAGCGGCGTCCATTTCCTACGTGGCCGAACGCTTTCTGATGGGCTCCAACAATTATCTGCCGGTGATTGATTCGCACCTGCGCCTCGTCGGGGTCATTGCACTGCATGACATCAAGGAACATCTCACGCGCGGCGAAGATTTGAAGGGTGTGATTGCCCTCGACGTCATGCGTCCGCCGCCCGTGGTGCTGACGCCGTCTCAACGTCTGCTGGAAGCGCTGCCGACGGTGGTGGCCAGCGACCAGCGCAATGTGCCGGTCGTCAACAGCCTGGCCGAAATGAAGCTCGTCGGGGCGCTGATCCGCGCCGAAGCGCTGGGAGTGGTGGCCCAGGCGATTGACGTTCACACCAAACCCGCCAGCCAGCTCAGCGGTTGATCCAGCAGGCGAGGGCGCCGCAAAGCGCCGCCACCAACCAGATCACCAGCACAGCCGAGGTATTGGACAAACCGCGGCGCACCAGACGATGCGACAGGTGATTGTTGTCGCCCACGTAAAAGGGCTTCCGATGCCACGTCCGAATAAGCACCACGTTCACCAGGTCCGCCAACGGCACGGCCAGCACGAGCAGGGGAGTCAGGACCGCCAGCGGCCGTGGTTTTTGCTGGGTGTAGAAATGCGGCAAAATTGCCAGCACGGCCAGCAGATAGCCGACCAGATGGCTGCCGGCATCGCCAAGAAAGGCGCGGGCTCGCGGAAAATTATGCGGCAGAAATCCGGTCAGCGTTCCGGCAATCAAAAGTCCCAGGGCTGCCACCAGATATTGCCCGTCCGACGCGGCGAGCAGGGCGAAGAAAAAGGCCGCCAAGCCGCCCAGCCCCGCGCAGAGGCCATTCATGTTGTCCATGAAGTTGAGCGCGTTGATAAGGGCAAGGGTCCAGAGCACCGTCACCGCAAAGCTGAAAGCCGGGCTGGGCACAAACAACGTGATGCGCACGCCCGCGAGTGCGACGACCGACGCCACGAACAATTGCCCCACAAACTTCGGTAACGGCCGCAATTCATGCCGGTCGTCCAAAATGCCCAGCGTCGTCATGCCAAACGCACCGAACAGGATGGCCCACAACTGCGGCGCCCGGCGCATGATGCCGTGATGCATGGCCGCTTCGGCGTTGGACGGCAGCCAGCCAAGGCGCAGCGCCAGCGCGCCCGCCAAGCACGGGAGAGCGATCCCGGTGAGGACTGCCAGTCCGCCGGCCAGCGGGATGGTGTGATCATGGATTTTGCGGTGCCCCGGTTCATCTATCAGACCAATTCGGATGCAGCAGCGAGCCCACAGCGGCAGGCTGGCGAACGTTGTCACAAACGCCGTCGCAAATGCGGCCACATACACGTTGAAGGGAAAACTCATCGGTTCGACGTCTGCTTGAGCAACTGCTGGTAGAGTGCAAATATTTGCTCGACCATGCGGACCGTGGAGAATTGTTCTCGCACGAGCGCCCGTCCTGCGTGACCGAACCGTGCGCGCAATCCGGGGTCAGCCGCCAGACGCAAAATGGATTCGCGCAAGCGGGCTTGGTCGCCCACGGCAATCAGAAAGCCGGTTTCGCCGTCGCGACAGACTTCGCGGGCACCATCGGCATCAAAGGCCACCACTGGCCTGGCCGCGGCCAGCGCCTGGGGCAGGGCACGTGGCAGCCCCTCGCGGCGGGAAAGGTGCACCAGCAAATCCATGAGGCCCACATATTGAGCCACGCGTTGCGGCGGCACCAGTCCGGCGAAGATCACGCGGTCGCGGATTCCCAAGGCGGCAGCCTGCGCTTCAAACTTGCTGCGCCATGGACCATCGCCCAGTAACAGCAACTTTATGCGCGGCTCCCGGCGAATCAATTCGGGCGCCACGGCGAGCAGGTCAGCATGCCCCTTGAGTTTGAATAGCCGGGCGATCTTGCCCACGACGATGTCGTCCGACGCCAAACCGAGTTCCGCACGCAACGCCGGCGCATTGTCGGCGCGCAGGAAAGGTTCCAGATCAAACCCGCTGCGAATGGTGGTGAAACGGGCAGGGGAGCCAATGCCGGCGCGCAGGTATTGGGCGGTCATTGCGTCCGCCACAGAAACAAAATGCGTGGTCACGCGGGCGGCGCGACGTTCGGCCACGGTAAAAAGCCAGTTCGCCAGCGGATTTTGCCACGAGCCGAAGGATGGACCGTGAATGGTGTGCACGATGACCGGCACCTGGGCCCGCGCGGCGGCCAGCCGGCCGAGCACGCCCGCCTTGCCGCTGTGGGTGTGGACGATGTCCGGCTTCTGTGCGGTGAACTGGCGGGTGAGGGCGCGCAACGCCTGCCCGTCCCGAAGTGGATGAACGGGCCGAACAAGATCGGGCACAATGGTCAAGGGCACGCCCTGTTCGCGCACGGAGGATTCCAAGCTGCCTTCCGCACCACAGCTGGGGCCGGAAATGAGCGTTGCCTCGCACGCTGCTTGCAGCCGCAGGCCGACGACGCTCGCGATGGTGTTTTCCTGTGCGCCGCCGACGATGAGCCGCGTGATGACGTGGGCGACTCTCATTGCTTGGAGGACTACTGGCCGCCCGGTCCTGGTCGCAGCGTCGCCAGCCGGTTGCTGACCTGAAGATAATCGGGGCTGCCCGGCGGGACGATTTTCAGACAGGCTTCGAGATGCTGCACCG
Proteins encoded in this window:
- a CDS encoding glycosyltransferase family 4 protein, producing the protein MRVAHVITRLIVGGAQENTIASVVGLRLQAACEATLISGPSCGAEGSLESSVREQGVPLTIVPDLVRPVHPLRDGQALRALTRQFTAQKPDIVHTHSGKAGVLGRLAAARAQVPVIVHTIHGPSFGSWQNPLANWLFTVAERRAARVTTHFVSVADAMTAQYLRAGIGSPARFTTIRSGFDLEPFLRADNAPALRAELGLASDDIVVGKIARLFKLKGHADLLAVAPELIRREPRIKLLLLGDGPWRSKFEAQAAALGIRDRVIFAGLVPPQRVAQYVGLMDLLVHLSRREGLPRALPQALAAARPVVAFDADGAREVCRDGETGFLIAVGDQARLRESILRLAADPGLRARFGHAGRALVREQFSTVRMVEQIFALYQQLLKQTSNR
- a CDS encoding MraY family glycosyltransferase, whose translation is MSFPFNVYVAAFATAFVTTFASLPLWARCCIRIGLIDEPGHRKIHDHTIPLAGGLAVLTGIALPCLAGALALRLGWLPSNAEAAMHHGIMRRAPQLWAILFGAFGMTTLGILDDRHELRPLPKFVGQLFVASVVALAGVRITLFVPSPAFSFAVTVLWTLALINALNFMDNMNGLCAGLGGLAAFFFALLAASDGQYLVAALGLLIAGTLTGFLPHNFPRARAFLGDAGSHLVGYLLAVLAILPHFYTQQKPRPLAVLTPLLVLAVPLADLVNVVLIRTWHRKPFYVGDNNHLSHRLVRRGLSNTSAVLVIWLVAALCGALACWINR